The DNA window CCCTCTTATAACCTCTTCGATAATACTTAAAATATATGACCCTATATAATTTTAAGATAactttaatttaaaattttcagttttattttttcattaagTAGCCTCATTTccaatataaaatttatttttatataataaataatattaataatgagtaaaattattattttatatttttattttaatacttATATTTAATTATAAAATATTAACTATTTTAAGATGGAGGTGGTATTTAGTTTGTGTTCAGGTGAAAAGATCGTGGGGAGAGATAGAAACAAAGCCATCTTCGCTCATTTTCCCTTTGTCTCTTCACGTGATATGCTCACTGCTGTTGTGTCAATTCAACTACAGTTAGAAAGGGACTGCCACGTGGACGTCCCCAATCGGATTAAGCAGACGCAACGCGCAACTTAAAGTAGAAAAAAATCTCCGCTAATGGCCAAAACCCAAATGATTAATCACTTGATCCAAAGACTCGTTGGTGTACCACGGTAACGCCGGCCAGCCTCTCGGCACACCAGCGTTCGCCACGTAAACGCAGTCACGTCCCGGTCTGACGTCGACGGTAGCCTGGACGGCTCACGGCGTCCCGCAAACGCCGCTGGCACGGGCTGGGCGCGGCACGGCATGGCATGGGGAGCGCCCACCGGTTTCCAGTGCCACGCGTCGCGGGCAAGGCTCGCTGCCAGGCTGGTTACCGCCCGGGACTTACACGTGGGCAGGGCAGGGGGCGTCGTGTTGAAGTCACAGAAAAAGCAGCCTACTGAATTCCATTGTGGGTCCTCTCAGGCTCTCACGTAACCGTAGGGACCACCGGGCTGTGGCTTGTCTCGCAGCAGGAGCAGGTAGAGCCCACGGTGGTGTTTGGTCTATGGAAGCGGCAACGCAGTAATACGATCGTGGGTGGGGTGCGCAACGCAAAAAatataaggaaaaaaaatgatataatatatattaattattatttaattaaAGTTTAGATGAGGaatctaaatagaaaatttattggtgagtttagagaacaataactATGATCTAtggattatattaaaatatcGATAAACCTTTTGGGAACATACGAAGAATAATGATAATATACTATTAAAATTCCTTTAAAACCTAATagtaaaataaagagaaaataatataatatatattgattattgtctctctgtaaactcatatgagaaaatatttaaaaagaaaaatctataAATGAGTTTAGAAAACATTAGATATGTCTTTGATACCACCTTTAAAAACcgtgagagaaaaaaaaagagatataaCATATGATCTTATGTagatattgtctcattaaaaaccttatatgaaaAACCGTATAGAAAAAAGCATAAagaaaaagagtgcaatataatatgaacatgttattatttaGGGATCAAACTCCTATGAACCATGCAAATCTTGTAATCATCGCATACCAATTCCttgaatgaattttttttaatgcggAATTTGGTAAGGATGAATAAATCAtcgagattatcacatgatttagtttgcaagatgtcTATCTCCTCATTATGATAATAGAacaatttaggagcaatatgtttggttatattgctctttatgtaacatgtttgcatttgagcaatgcatgatgaattatcttcatagataatggttaTTTATTTAATGGAACATATACCACATGTTTGTTGTATGCggttgatcattctgcgaagctATGCACATATCTGTGATATTTTAGAATGATAGGTGAAAGTACTCACTGGAATCTATTTGATGACTCCTACGAGATAGCTATATCACCGTGAAATCAGCCTGTGATCTGGTGTTAAAAGGATCAGTTGTATAGCTAAAATTTGGATATCCCCACTATGATCATATATTAGTTTTTCtgataaaaaaatctagatctttggtaccataaaaatatatgtgtatTAGAGCTGCGCTATTTAAGCTAACAAGTTATCTGTAAATGCAATATAAGGCATGTTGCGGTTTGTAAGGTACATGAGCGCtttgatggcactaagataCAGAACTTTAGGTTTAGTCATCGTCAACCAATGTATGAATGGACCTTGATTGATATTTAGGGACGAATGGCCATAagtattttgatggatatgattatcTAATATTATTTAGATATTGGTGGACTGATAAATAAATATTTCTGCAGTAATATGCTCAATTTGTAGGCTTAAgagaatttaattttaaccaaATCAATCATCTTAAATTCCATCATAAAATTATTACATACTTTGTCATGTGTGGTTTAGAGATTATACAAAATCCAATTAGGATTttattatgaacatacatgtaatcATTGTAGTTGGAGTAACGCTTCTGTGAGAGGAACTCATTTAGTTAGGTGTACCACATCAACTTAACTGTAAAGTCATAGAATAACTTTAAGTTATACATAACATATATTacgatttgtatttagattcagaatacgAAGTTCATTAAAGACTTATATGTTCAAATTCTATCTAATTCATTTGGTCTGCCAATGATATTAAATAGGGACAACATTTGAAGgtatatgtattatttttgtgaaTACATTTCTTCTTGTGAACGAGTGAAATTCCACCTCAATTACTTCCTTCTATTTGGTCCAGTTTGAGTGCTTCAGGCATCCTGCCATGGCTATGGATTTTGGTCTGGGTCTAATTAAAGATTTTCTGTAATTTACGAGGAGAAATTATTTATTGATAATTTGCAGTTTTtgatattgattgattctatggaaTCGATATagtttatgaaaatattatccaaTTTAACTCCATGTATTTCCCAAAATAATTAAGTTGGGATGTTCCCATAACCCAGTGGGATGTTAGCGCAGCAATGGCTTCGAAACAAGGCTGCTAGTTGTCGAAAGCCCAGGCGTACTCCCTTcggatctcctcctcctccgcctcggtGAAGTCGTTGACGATGTTGAAGGTGGCGCGGATCTGCGCGGTGGTCTTGCCCTTGATCATGTCGGCGACCTTCTGGCAGATGGCGTCGAGGAGCCCCTGGATATCGAGGTAGTTGGCGGCGAGCATGAGGTCGTAGAGGGCGTCCTGGCCGAGGCTGTCGACGAGCTCGCGGTCCCACTTCTCCAGGTCCTCGGACGATGCCGCGGCGTTGGCACTGCTGCTGCCGGCCGCAGCGCTGGGGTCGGAGTCGGCGGGCTTGGTGGCGGCGTTGGCGTGCTTGGTGCAGTACTTGATCACCGTGTAGAGGGCTCGGGAAGGGACTTTGGGGAGCGGGATGACGTCGTTGGCGAGGCCTTTGTCCTTGATCATGTCGGCGAGGAGCGAAGACAGCTTTGCCGCCGCTTCCGATACGCggaactcctcctcctccgagctcttcAGGGTGATCTCCTTGCCGCCGGCCAcctccttcgccgccgccgctcccttctccttctccgcCTCCGTCGCTCCCTTCTCTCCCTTCTCCGTCGCCATCGTTCTCGCTCGCTCGACGACGAAACCCTCGCTTCGCTGGGCG is part of the Phragmites australis unplaced genomic scaffold, lpPhrAust1.1 scaffold_88, whole genome shotgun sequence genome and encodes:
- the LOC133908148 gene encoding SKP1-like protein 1, with protein sequence MIKDKGLANDVIPLPKVPSRALYTVIKYCTKHANAATKPADSDPSAAAGSSSANAAASSEDLEKWDRELVDSLGQDALYDLMLAANYLDIQGLLDAICQKVADMIKGKTTAQIRATFNIVNDFTEAEEEEIRREYAWAFDN